The Populus alba chromosome 4, ASM523922v2, whole genome shotgun sequence genome contains a region encoding:
- the LOC118050862 gene encoding small ribosomal subunit protein uS11z — MSSRRKTREPKEENVTLGPTVREGEHAFGVAHIFASFNDTFIHVTDLSGRETLVRITGGMKVKADRDESSPYAAMLAAQDVSQRCKELGITALHIKLRATGGNKTKTPGPGAQSALRALSRSGMRIGRIEDVTPIPTDSTRRKGGRRGRRL; from the exons ATG tcaTCGAGGAGAAAGACTAGAGAGCCAAAGGAAGAAAATGTGACCCTTGGACCCACCGTGAGGGAAGGGGAGCATGCTTTTGGAGTTGCGCACATCTTTGCTTCATTTAACGATACATTCATT CATGTGACTGATCTCTCTGGAAGAGAAACCCTTGTACGCATAACTG GTGGAATGAAAGTGAAAGCTGACAGAGATGAGTCTTCACCATATGCTGCCATGCTTGCTGCCCAGGATGTGTCACAGAGATGCAAG GAACTTGGCATTACTGCCCTTCATATTAAGCTTCGTGCTACTGGTGGGAACAAGACAAAGACACCTGGTCCAGGTGCGCAGTCTGCCCTTCGTGCCCTTTCTCGTTCTGGAATGAGAATTGGTCGCATAG AGGATGTGACTCCAATTCCAACGGATAGCACTCGTAGAAAGGGTGGTAGAAGAGGGAGAAGGCTTTAA